From a region of the Globicephala melas chromosome 19, mGloMel1.2, whole genome shotgun sequence genome:
- the LOC115847717 gene encoding zinc finger protein 649 isoform X2, with protein MIQAQETLSFKDVAVDFTWEEWQLLAPPQKDLYRDVMLENYSNLLSVGYRVSKPDAMSKLERGEEPWTIEDEIHSQTCPGS; from the exons atgatcCAGGCCCAG GAAACCCTGTCATTCAAGGATGTGGCCGTGGACTTCACGTGGGAGGAGTGGCAGCTCCTGGCCCCTCCTCAGAAGGACCTGTACCGGGACGTGATGCTGGAGAACTATAGCAACCTGCTGTCCGTGG GGTATCGGGTCAGCAAGCCAGATGCAATGTCCAAGTTGGAACGAGGGGAAGAACCGTGGACAATAGAAGATGAAATCCACAGTCAAACCTGTCCAG
- the LOC115847694 gene encoding zinc finger protein 613 isoform X2 — translation MLENYSNLLSVGYQASKTDALSRLERGEPWPVEDEIHSRICPEMRKDDCLLQEDLQNQRCPKRMEQCHEHNALGNIVHQSKSNFPLRQNHDMLDFHGKTLKSNLSLVNQNRSYGVKNPLGDGESFLHAKHEQFHSEMKFTECGSSMNTNSQFIKQLGTQKINKPHLCTECGKAFIKKSRLIDHQRVHTGEKPHGCSICGKAFSRKSRLTEHQKTHIGEKRYTCTECDKAFPKKSRLLIHQKTHTGEKPYVCEECGKGFIKKSRLINHQRVHTGEKPHGCSLCDKAFSRKSRLIEHQRTHTGEKPYECTECDKAFRWKSQLNAHQKTHTGEKSYICSDCGKGFIQKGNLIVHRRTHTGEKPYMCHECGKGFIQKGNLLIHQRTHTGEKPYVCTECGKGFSQKTCLISHQRFHTGKTPFVCTECGKSCSHKSGLINHQRIHTGEKPYACSDCGKAFRDKSCLNRHRRTHTGERPYGCTDCGKAFSHLSCLVYHKGMLHAREKRGGSVKLENSFSESPSSSRSSDIVQGKNPVNVVSVHTPSVAAETPFHSDGFLADRNVVALVGQPGATGAVSADNSICTEEKPNECSECGSTFSDQLCHILHHRKHTEINCDTVKVENP, via the coding sequence aAATGAGGAAAGATGACTGTCTTCTGCAGGAGGACTTGCAAAATCAAAGATGTCCAAAAAGAATGGAACAATGTCACGAACATAATGCACTTGGAAACATTGTTCATCAGAGCAAAAGTAACTTTCCTTTAAGGCAAAATCATGATATGTTGGACTTTCATGGGAAAACACTGAAATCAAATTTAAGTTTAGTCAACCAGAACAGAAGCTATGGAGTAAAGAACCCTCTTGGAGATGGAGAATCCTTCCTCCATGCAAAGCATGAGCAATTTCACAGTGAAATGAAATTTACTGAATGCGGAAGTTCTATGAACACAAATTCACAGTTCATTAAACAACTAGGAACTCAGAAGATAAATAAACCCCACTTATGCactgaatgtgggaaagctttcaTCAAGAAGTCCCGCCTCATCGATCATCAGAGAGTGCACACAGGAGAAAAACCTCATGGATGCAGTAtatgtgggaaagccttctccAGAAAGTCCAGGCTCACTGAACACCAGAAAACCCATATAGGAGAGAAACGGTATACATGCACTGAATGTGACAAAGCCTTCCCCAAGAAATCACGGCTGCTTATTCATCAGAAAACTCATACAGGAGAAAAACCCTACGTATGCGAGGAATGTGGAAAAGGCTTCATCAAGAAGTCTCGgctcattaatcatcagagagttcatacaggagagaaacctcATGGGTGCAGTCTATGCGACAAAGCATTCTCCAGGAAGTCCCGGCTCATTGAACATCAGAGAACTCATAcgggagaaaaaccatatgaatgCACTGAATGTGACAAAGCCTTCCGCTGGAAATCACAGCTTAATGCACACCAGAAaactcatacaggagagaaaTCATATATATGCAGTGATTGTGGAAAAGGCTTCATTCAGAAGGGCAATCTCATTGTACATCGGCgaactcacactggagagaaaccctatatgTGCCATGAATGTGGAAAAGGCTTCATCCAGAAGGGCAATCTCCTCATACATCAACgaactcacactggagagaaaccctatgtaTGCACTGAATGTGGGAAAGGCTTCAGCCAGAAAACATGCCTCATCTCACATCAGAGATTTCACACTGGAAAGACTCCCTTTGTATGTACCGAATGTGGAAAATCGTGTTCACACAAGTCTGGCCTCATTaaccatcagagaattcacacaggagagaaaccctacgcatgcagtgactgtgggaaagccttcagggATAAGTCGTGCCTCAATAGACATCGGAGAACTCATACAGGAGAGAGACCCTATGGATGCACTGACTGTGGGAAAGCCTTCTCCCACTTGTCATGCCTCGTGTACCACAAAGGGATGCTGCATGCAAGAGAGAAACGTGGAGGTTCAGTCAAGTTGGAAAATTCTTTCTCAGAGAGTCCCAGCTCATCACGTTCGAGTGATATTGTACAGGGGAAAAACCCTGTTAATGTGGTGAGCGTGCACACACCTTCTGTGGCAGCTGAGACTCCATTCCACAGTGATGGGTTCCTAGCAGATAGGAATGTAGTAGCCCTTGTGGGACAGCCAGGTGCCACAGGTGCAGTGTCAGCAGATAATAGCATTTGCACAGAAGAAAAACCTAATGAATGCAGTGAGTGTGGTAGCACCTTCAGTGATCaattatgtcatattttacatcacagaaaacacacagaaataaactgtgatacagtGAAGGTGGAAAACCCTTGA